From the genome of Miscanthus floridulus cultivar M001 chromosome 10, ASM1932011v1, whole genome shotgun sequence, one region includes:
- the LOC136488439 gene encoding uncharacterized protein, whose protein sequence is MAETDAERQAREEREERARRAEADRVAALDAYEAKYANVHAAAISVLNIKVLVPLVLDRAADNYNRWRSMFLVVLSKYALTDHVLSDVVNTDRPAWVQMNCTMLTWIYCTIHTDLQQSTMNRKPNARGAWTYLENEFLGQRESRALLLSAEFRTLKQGSASITDLYRHLETMAATLSDFGDPIGDRTLVLTLLRGLNGKFRPMVSNLKMRQPFPTFEKARTLLLLEEIDIDDVAASEAAGASDPPASSATTALVTAPHPPAGRSYAGQGQGGHAGHGQGSQGGHAGQGGSQRTGRCRGGHGRNQQQQVSNTGGGSRFPTPFYNPWMGTVQL, encoded by the coding sequence ATGGCGGAAACTGACGCCGAACGCCAGGCTCGCGAAGAACGCGAGGAGCGCGCCCGTAGGGCAGAGGCCGATCGTGTTGCGGCCCTCGACGCGTACGAGGCCAAGTACGCCAACGTCCACGCCGCCGCCATCTCCGTCCTCAACATCAAGGTCCTCGTGCCCCTGGTCTTGGATCGCGCCGCTGACAACTATAACCGGTGGCGGTCCATGTTCCTCGTTGTCCTCAGCAAGTATGCCCTAACGGACCACGTCCTCTCCGACGTCGTCAACACCGATCGACCGGCGTGGGTGCAGATGAACTGCACCATGCTCACTTGGATCTACTGCACCATCCACACCGATCTCCAGCAGTCGACGATGAACCGCAAGCCGAACGCACGCGGCGCATGGACCTACCTCGAGAACGAGTTCCTCGGCCAGCGCGAATCGCGCGCCCTACTACTCTCGGCGGAATTCCGCACATTGAAACAAGGGTCGGCCTCCATCACCGACCTCTACCGCCATCTTGAAACGATGGCGGCAACCCTCAGCGACTTCGGCGATCCGATCGGGGATCGGACCTTGGTCCTCACTCTCCTTCGCGGGCTCAATGGCAAGTTCCGGCCCATGGTCTCCAACCTCAAGATGCGGCAACCCTTTCCCACTTTCGAGAAGGCTCGCACACTCCTCCTGCTCGAGGAGATCGACATCGACGACGTTGCTGCAAGCGAAGCCGCCGGGGCATCGGACCCGCCGGCATCCTCTGCGACAACCGCGCTCGTCACTGCCCCGCACCCTCCTGCTGGGCGCTCCTACGCAGGCCAGGGCCAGGGCGGCCATGCCGGCCATGGCCAGGGCAGCCAGGGCGGGCACGCTGGCCAGGGCGGCTCACAGCGCACTGGCCGTTGCCGCGGTGGCCACGgccgcaaccagcagcagcaggtctCCAACACTGGAGGCGGCTCTCGCTTCCCGACACCGTTCTACAACCCATGGATGGGCACTGTGCAGCTCTAG
- the LOC136490051 gene encoding disease resistance protein RGA2-like, which translates to MAGIEGALASGLLTVAGNKLGSLISSEFASITGLKKDLSELQDIHTKIMSWLSVVRGRTIDHEASGRGVMKLRSLANEIYDLLDDVYIEDEKHKVNSDHDKPVITDNFSAKPELLLFRHKVAHKIDEIKVTFDTIVMENTLHNLQVDQPVQSRNKETSDQSLLSYVEDLKIPSRDHVKANIISKLVQPNKGECNHIVSIVGLGGSGKTTLAQHICHDDKIKEHFTNTIFWVHVSQEFCEDKLIVKLFEAVVEQNSGVHAQDQMLHAISNKLSGKKFLLVLDDAWHEDRQEWENFMVLLNNGAYGSKILLTTRNQSVAEAVESEDVFKLPFFLEDESWSFFLNSCGWVEQDLDSSYIQVGKNIVKKCGGVPLAIKTLGSVLYENRTINTWRAIRENNLWEEENIEGRVFASLTLSYIYLKDHLKECFTFCSIFPKGYKINKGYLIQQWIAHGFIKLKNEELAHDIGNEYFDALMKAGFLQSPVETWPEKSVECEMHDLIHDLTRYILQYEVMASLPKNMTTHNWSQKCRYLSLMSCSEKVEGGLFDKVRAVYVSGGNPSFDNHEICYIRSVVLDYAVDTLFPQFILKLEHLGYLEIHQLTCTELPEAISGCWNLQSLHFISCKGFVVLPKSIGKLKKLRTLELNDITDLESLPESIGDCQDLQFLQLNYCGKLRDIPSSMGRLGNLRVLHILRCSSLQLPSEFNGELSNLQTVNLHGCWGLQDLPSTFACPMLRTLHLSETKVTVLPQWVTSIGTLEHIDLHNCKELVELPKGIANLKNLEVLNLVGCSKLQCMPSGFGQLTLLRHLALFAVGCGRDDARISELENLDMISGRMEITNLKYLKGPSEAEKAMLKRKNIWSLELTWSSSQTEEEIVSDVEQDQGVLNALEPPSPIENLKICRSSSQTEEEIVSDVEQDQGVLNALEPPSQIENLKICGYRGSILPCWMTKLNDSSFCAGIVFKQASLCQFLSLTKMTLEEFPNLKYIRGLQEFRSLKSLSLVKMANLEELWTTTSSSGIQGEESEAQYCFPVLSEVRITGSPKLNVKPYFPPSLVSLSFEESNEQLLSLGSFSLPLPPPADESSSSCNQQSAARCLRELRLRKMMGSSSNWEFLQSQTELETLHIDCCDDLKELPDNIRNLTSLRALCVTGCQNLTMLPEWLGELRSLQFLFVFMTPMIDSLPQSTKHLTSLTSLQICRWDEMKELPDVIQHLTSLELLNLVLCDALTELPEWIGQLSALRTLQIQYCPGLECLPQSLQRLTALRELHIGGCPGLVSRYKQGVGPDWQLISHIPNIRIY; encoded by the coding sequence ATGGCTGGAATTGAGGGTGCTTTAGCATCTGGACTGTTGACGGTTGCAGGAAACAAGCTAGGTTCACTGATATCCAGTGAGTTTGCTTCCATAACTGGTTTAAAAAAGGATCTCTCCGAGCTCCAGGATATACATACAAAGATTATGAGCTGGCTGTCTGTGGTTCGTGGCAGAACAATAGACCATGAAGCATCTGGTCGAGGGGTGATGAAATTGAGGAGTCTTGCTAATGAGATTTATGATTTACTTGATGATGTCTACATCGAAGATGAGAAACACAAGGTAAATAGCGACCATGATAAGCCTGTTATAACTGACAACTTTTCTGCAAAACCGGAGTTGCTTCTGTTCCGACACAAGGTGGCCCATAAGATCGATGAAATCAAGGTGACATTTGATACAATTGTGATGGAAAATACACTACATAATTTACAAGTGGATCAACCAGTTCAAAGCAGAAACAAGGAAACATCAGATCAGTCTTTGTTGAGTTATGTTGAAGATTTAAAAATACCATCAAGGGATCATGTGAAGGCCAATATCATATCTAAGCTTGTACAACCTAACAAAGGAGAATGTAATCATATAGTTTCTATTGTTGGGCTTGGTGGTTCTGGCAAGACCACTTTAGCCCAACATATCTGCCATGATGACAAGATAAAGGAGCACTTCACAAATACAATATTCTGGGTCCATGTATCGCAAGAATTTTGCGAGGATAAACTCATTGTGAAGCTATTTGAAGCTGTCGTTGAGCAAAACTCTGGTGTCCATGCACAAGATCAAATGCTCCATGCAATTTCAAACAAATTGAGCGGAAAGAAGTTTCTTCTTGTCTTGGATGATGCTTGGCACGAGGATAGGCAAGAATGGGAAAATTTCATGGTTCTCCTAAATAATGGTGCCTATGGAAGCAAGATTCTTCTAACTACTCGCAACCAAAGTGTTGCGGAAGCTGTGGAATCAGAGGATGTATTCAAATTGCCATTCTTCTTAGAGGATGAGAGCTGGAGCTTCTTTCTAAACAGTTGTGGTTGGGTGGAACAAGATTTGGATTCTTCTTATATTCAAGTTGGAAAAAATATCGTGAAGAAATGTGGTGGGGTGCCACTAGCAATAAAAACTCTTGGATCTGTTCTCTATGAAAACAGAACAATAAATACTTGGAGAGCCATAAGAGAGAATAATCTATGGGAAGAAGAGAATATAGAAGGCAGAGTGTTTGCATCCTTGACACTGAGCTATATTTACTTGAAAGATCATCTAAAGGAGTGCTTCACATTTTGCTCCATATTCCCCAAAGGCTACAAAATCAATAAAGGCTACTTGATTCAACAATGGATTGCCCATGGATTCATCAAGCTGAAGAATGAAGAGCTGGCACATGATATTGGAAATGAATACTTTGATGCTCTTATGAAAGCTGGATTTCTTCAAAGTCCAGTTGAAACTTGGCCTGAAAAAAGTGTAGAATGCGAGATGCATGACCTGATTCATGATCTTACTCGTTATATTTTACAGTATGAAGTGATGGCATCTCTACCAAAGAACATGACTACACATAACTGGTCACAAAAATGCAGATATTTGTCGTTGATGTCTTGCAGTGAGAAGGTTGAGGGGGGCCTATTTGACAAAGTCCGTGCTGTATATGTCTCTGGAGGTAACCCGTCATTTGATAACCATGAGATTTGCTATATCCGCAGTGTTGTTCTAGACTATGCAGTTGATACTCTATTTCCACAATTCATACTGAAGTTAGAACATCTTGGATATCTTGAAATCCATCAGCTTACATGCACAGAACTTCCAGAGGCTATATCAGGCTGTTGGAACTTGCAGTCACTCCATTTTATTAGTTGCAAAGGTTTTGTGGTGTTACCTAAATCTATTGGCAAGCTTAAGAAGTTAAGAACTCTAGAGCTGAATGATATTACAGATCTTGAGAGTTTACCTGAGTCCATTGGTGATTGTCAAGATCTTCAGTTCTTACAACTAAATTACTGTGGAAAGCTTAGAGACATACCGAGCTCCATGGGTAGACTGGGGAACCTAAGGGTGCTTCATATACTCAGATGTTCATCTTTGCAACTTCCTTCAGAATTCAATGGTGAGTTAAGCAACTTACAGACAGTCAACTTACATGGTTGTTGGGGTCTCCAAGACCTACCAAGCACATTTGCCTGCCCGATGCTTCGTACTCTCCACCTTTCTGAAACCAAAGTTACTGTGCTTCCCCAATGGGTTACATCGATTGGTACTCTAGAGCATATAGACCTTCATAATTGCAAGGAGTTGGTGGAGTTGCCTAAAGGTATAGCTAACTTGAAAAATCTTGAGGTTTTGAATCTAGTGGGTTGCAGCAAACTACAATGCATGCCATCGGGATTTGGCCAGCTGACTCTCTTAAGACATCTGGCCCTGTTTGCTGTTGGGTGTGGTAGAGATGATGCAAGAATCTCAGAGCTTGAAAATCTTGATATGATAAGTGGACGTATGGAAATCACCAACCTTAAATACCTGAAGGGTCCAAGTGAGGCAGAAAAGGCCATGTTGAAGCGGAAGAATATATGGAGTTTGGAGTTGACCTGGTCTTCAAGTCAAACCGAAGAAGAGATAGTATCAGATGTGGAACAAGATCAGGGTGTGCTTAATGCTCTTGAACCACCATCACCAATTGAGAACTTGAAAATCTGTAGGTCTTCAAGTCAAACCGAAGAAGAGATAGTATCAGATGTGGAACAAGATCAGGGTGTGCTTAATGCTCTCGAACCACCATCACAAATTGAGAACTTGAAAATCTGTGGTTACAGAGGCTCCATTTTGCCATGTTGGATGACAAAGCTAAATGATTCTTCTTTCTGTGCTGGTATAGTGTTCAAGCAGGCCAGTTTATGTCAGTTCCTTTCTCTAACAAAAATGACACTAGAAGAATTTCCTAACTTGAAGTATATACGAGGACTTCAGGAGTTTCGTTCGCTAAAGTCCCTCTCTCTGGTCAAAATGGCTAACTTAGAGGAGCTGTGGACTACGACAAGCAGTTCTGGAATTCAGGGGGAAGAATCAGAAGCACAATACTGTTTTCCTGTCCTGTCTGAAGTTCGCATTACAGGCAGCCCAAAATTGAATGTGAAGCCCTACTTCCCACCATCGTTAGTGTCATTGTCTTTTGAAGAAAGCAACGAGCAGCTTCTATCCCTAGGTAGCTTCTCCCTTCCACTTCCTCCACCTGCTGATGAGTCTTCGTCATCCTGCAATCAGCAGTCTGCAGCGCGTTGTCTCAGGGAACTACGACTAAGAAAAATGATGGGATCATCATCTAACTGGGAATTCCTGCAGAGCCAAACTGAACTGGAAACCTTGCATATTGACTGCTGCGATGATCTGAAAGAATTACCTGATAACATTCGAAACCTCACCTCCCTGAGGGCGTTGTGCGTAACAGGGTGCCAGAACCTTACAATGCTTCCCGAGTGGCTAGGCGAACTGCGTTCTTTGCAATTCCTGTTTGTCTTCATGACACCGATGATTGACAGCCTCCCACAATCAACAAAGCACCTTACGTCCCTTACCTCGTTGCAAATTTGTCGTTGGGACGAGATGAAGGAGCTGCCTGACGTGATTCAGCATCTCACCTCCCTTGAATTGCTCAACTTGGTACTATGTGATGCTCTGACTGAGCTGCCGGAGTGGATTGGACAGCTCTCGGCACTTCGTACTCTGCAGATCCAGTATTGCCCTGGCCTTGAATGCCTGCCCCAGTCCTTACAACGGCTTACTGCTCTCCGCGAATTGCACATCGGTGGCTGCCCTGGTTTGGTTAGTCGTTACAAGCAAGGAGTGGGCCCGGACTGGCAACTGATCTCTCACATTCCTAATATTCGCATATATTAG